In Arthrobacter sp. CDRTa11, one DNA window encodes the following:
- a CDS encoding winged helix DNA-binding domain-containing protein, with protein sequence MAGNRVTPKTMGRLRLASQGLLGEGFGSVADAVRWMTASQAQDLLAAMWAAGARVPGAGLSDVRAAIDDGSVVRSWPMRGTLHFVAPEDLRWMLEVTADRLNKSISARHRELDITRADIEKCRDIALERISGGGPVSRNELFSVFDAAGQPTTGQRGVHILGTLCRHAWLVQGPLAGNQQLLVAFDDWIPVSRKLERQEAIAEFMVRYFTSHGPATLRDFSWWTQIPLTEVRAVFKAVRGSLQELEYGGTSFWLSPETASLLDAGVPGPRSMLLLPGFDEFLLGYQDRSLVLAPEHAGKIVPGGNGVFKKTVVAGGEVIGTWALQGKGAAAAVVPELFDETKPLGPGAQAALRKAAERYLAFLAS encoded by the coding sequence ATGGCGGGAAACAGGGTTACGCCCAAGACCATGGGAAGGCTGCGGCTGGCCTCGCAGGGATTGCTGGGTGAAGGATTCGGATCGGTTGCCGACGCGGTTCGCTGGATGACGGCGAGCCAGGCACAGGACCTGCTGGCGGCCATGTGGGCGGCCGGTGCCAGGGTTCCCGGCGCCGGGCTGAGCGACGTGCGGGCGGCGATTGACGACGGCAGCGTGGTCCGGTCCTGGCCCATGCGCGGAACCCTGCATTTTGTAGCGCCCGAGGATCTGCGGTGGATGCTGGAAGTCACTGCCGACCGCCTGAACAAGAGCATCTCAGCGCGGCACCGGGAACTGGACATCACAAGGGCGGATATCGAGAAATGCCGCGACATAGCCTTGGAGCGTATTTCCGGCGGCGGACCCGTCAGCCGGAACGAGCTGTTCTCAGTGTTTGATGCGGCCGGGCAGCCCACTACGGGGCAGCGGGGAGTCCACATTTTGGGAACCCTCTGCCGCCACGCATGGCTGGTGCAGGGGCCTCTCGCCGGGAATCAGCAGTTGCTGGTGGCCTTCGATGATTGGATCCCGGTTTCGAGGAAGCTGGAGCGGCAGGAGGCCATCGCTGAATTCATGGTGAGATACTTCACCAGCCACGGCCCGGCCACATTGCGCGATTTTTCCTGGTGGACGCAGATTCCCCTGACGGAGGTCCGGGCGGTGTTTAAGGCCGTCCGTGGGAGCCTGCAGGAGCTGGAATACGGCGGCACCAGCTTTTGGCTCTCCCCGGAGACCGCATCATTGCTCGACGCCGGTGTTCCTGGCCCGCGCTCGATGCTGCTCCTTCCTGGCTTTGATGAGTTCCTGCTTGGCTACCAGGACAGGAGCCTTGTACTGGCTCCTGAGCATGCTGGCAAGATCGTCCCGGGAGGGAACGGCGTCTTCAAAAAGACCGTCGTCGCAGGAGGAGAGGTGATTGGCACGTGGGCGCTCCAAGGCAAAGGGGCAGCCGCCGCCGTCGTGCCCGAACTCTTCGACGAGACCAAACCACTCGGCCCCGGGGCGCAGGCGGCCTTGCGCAAGGCAGCGGAGCGGTACCTGGCGTTCCTGGCGAGCTGA
- a CDS encoding UDP-N-acetylmuramate dehydrogenase, whose amino-acid sequence MTQTLLSDLTTAAVGGPAGKFIEARTEAEIIEAVRSADAQGEQLLLIGGGSNLLISDDGFPGTVLKIASEGFIVTAEDSCGGVSVVVQAGHNWDALVEHAVLHAWSGIEALAGIPGATGATPVQNVGAYGSDVSQTIATVRTWDRTKNAVRTFTNSELKFGYRDSILKQTTVNGSPRYVVLTVEFQLPLGRMSAPIRYAELARCLGVEPGKRAYSNDVRREVLRLRASKGMVLDPADRDTYSTGSFFTNPIVAADRTGVLPDSAPQYPAGGDGLVKLSAAWLIDQAGFGKGYGLEEGSVSGGRASLSTKHTLAITNRGSAQAKDMVAIAREVRAGVVERFGIELHPEPLLIGLDL is encoded by the coding sequence GTGACCCAGACATTGCTTTCAGACTTGACCACGGCTGCCGTCGGAGGCCCGGCGGGCAAGTTCATCGAGGCCCGGACCGAGGCTGAGATCATCGAGGCCGTCCGCTCGGCGGATGCCCAGGGGGAGCAACTGCTGCTCATTGGTGGCGGCTCCAACCTCCTGATTTCCGACGACGGATTCCCCGGGACCGTCCTCAAGATCGCTTCCGAGGGGTTCATCGTCACCGCAGAGGATTCCTGCGGCGGGGTTTCCGTGGTGGTGCAGGCCGGACACAACTGGGACGCACTGGTGGAGCATGCGGTGCTGCATGCCTGGTCTGGCATTGAGGCACTTGCCGGGATTCCTGGTGCCACCGGCGCCACGCCCGTCCAGAACGTGGGCGCCTATGGCTCTGACGTTTCCCAGACCATCGCCACGGTGCGGACCTGGGACCGGACGAAGAATGCCGTCCGGACGTTCACCAACTCGGAACTGAAATTCGGCTACCGGGATTCCATCCTGAAGCAGACCACCGTGAACGGTTCGCCCCGCTACGTGGTGCTGACCGTGGAGTTCCAACTGCCCCTCGGGCGGATGAGCGCTCCCATCCGGTATGCCGAGCTGGCCCGCTGCCTGGGTGTGGAGCCCGGAAAACGGGCCTACTCGAACGACGTCCGCCGCGAGGTGCTGCGGCTCCGGGCGTCCAAGGGAATGGTGCTGGACCCCGCGGACAGGGACACCTACTCCACGGGTTCGTTTTTCACCAACCCCATCGTTGCCGCGGACAGGACTGGCGTCCTCCCGGATTCCGCCCCTCAGTACCCTGCGGGCGGCGACGGCCTGGTGAAGCTCTCCGCCGCCTGGCTGATTGATCAGGCAGGCTTCGGCAAGGGCTATGGCCTGGAGGAAGGAAGCGTCTCCGGCGGCCGGGCGTCGCTCTCCACCAAGCACACACTGGCCATCACCAACCGTGGCTCAGCGCAAGCCAAAGATATGGTGGCCATCGCGCGCGAGGTGCGTGCCGGCGTCGTCGAACGTTTTGGCATTGAACTGCATCCGGAACCGCTGCTTATTGGGCTGGACCTCTAG
- a CDS encoding MaoC family dehydratase, translated as MSPSFHELSAGQEIGSRTIEVTRTDLVKYAGASGDFNPIHWNEAFATSVGLPGVIAHGMFTMGAAVQLVTDWAGDPAAVVDFQTRFTKPVPVADTTGTAEPGATIEVSGAIGKLDADAGTARVDLTVVSAGQKVLMKAQAIVRLS; from the coding sequence ATGAGCCCCAGTTTCCACGAACTCAGTGCCGGCCAGGAGATCGGCAGCCGCACCATCGAAGTCACCCGGACGGACCTGGTCAAATACGCGGGCGCCTCCGGGGACTTCAATCCCATCCACTGGAACGAGGCCTTCGCCACCAGTGTGGGGCTGCCCGGCGTCATCGCCCACGGGATGTTCACCATGGGGGCGGCCGTGCAGTTGGTGACGGATTGGGCCGGGGACCCTGCCGCCGTCGTCGATTTCCAGACGCGTTTCACCAAACCCGTCCCGGTGGCGGACACTACCGGCACAGCGGAGCCGGGGGCCACCATCGAGGTCAGCGGCGCCATTGGAAAGCTCGACGCCGATGCCGGCACCGCCCGCGTGGACCTCACCGTGGTCTCTGCCGGCCAGAAAGTGCTGATGAAGGCCCAGGCTATCGTGAGGCTGAGCTGA